The DNA region CCCTCCACGTGTGCCACCGTGATGTCCACCGCCGTTCCCAACGCCCAGGCTACGCGCCAAAATCGTCCGTCACGCGGCGGCAGCAAAAGAAGAGAGGTGCACAGAGAACATGCACGCGACAGAGAGAAGAGACGATGGCGGCGTGGTGGGAGGCGCTGGTGGCAGCGGCGGTGGGGGCGCCCGGAGGGAGCAGTGGCACGGTGGTGTCCATCTGCGTGTTCACGGCAGTGCTGTGCCTGTgcctcgtcgccggccacctcctcgAGGAGCAGAAATGGGTCAACGAGTCCATCACCGCCCTCATCATCGTACGTAGCGTCGTCCCGTTTCTCTTCAGTACTCTGTGTTGTGCACTTGAATGAAATGACTGAAACCGCCATGATTTCAGAGATAGTCTACGCTGTTTCAGAGATCCTTGCCTACCAATTAAATCTAGCAACTTCTCACTCACTCCATGATTGATGCAGCTGTCTGTAACAACTGTTAAGCTTCTGAACCATTTTGGCAGGGGTGCATCGTTGGAGCAATCATATTTCTACTCAGTAAAGGAAGGAACTCACACATCCTGAGGTTCGATGAGCAGCTCTTCTTCATCTACGTGCTTCCACCGATAATCTTCAATGCCgggtatgcatgcatgttacaCATCAGTAATTTTAGGCAGATGCTCAATCGAGTGTTCTGGACATGGCTCTTGTTTATTTACAGGTTCCAGGTCAAGAAGAAGCAGTTCTTCCACAACTTCATGACCATCATGTCCTTTGGGGTGTTCGGGGTTTTTATTTCAGTTGGAATAGTTTCGGCAGGTATTTTGCCAATTCTAAGTTGTTTGTACATATTGATCACATATAGGACACATTATTGTCCAGAACATAACAACTTAAAAGTTTCGATCCGTCAAATAAATTGTGCGTGAAATTCACCTTTTATCACTTCTCATCAGTTGTGATTGCTTATGGCATACTTGTTGATAATAGGCTGCTACTGGCTCTTTCCAAAAGTCGGATTTGGAAAACTCGACGCAGTAGATTATCTAGGTTAGCCTTtctttatatgattttttagataaatatgCTCTTTTCTTACGTTCAAATCAGTGCTGATCTGATCTACAATTGCAGCCTTAGGAGCCATATTTTCTTCAACAGATACTATCTGCACACTGAAGGTCTGTTAGGCGCTTACATTTTATCTTCTGAGAATATTTTCTTAGTATCTGTTTTGGCTGCAACTGTTCAATCTATCAAGCTGAAACTCAGGTCATAAACCAAGATGAGACACCTAGGTTGTACAGCTTGGTGTTCGGAGAAGGAGTCGTTAACGATGCAACAGCAGTTGTTCTTTTCAATGCTATAAAGAATCTGGATATCAGTCAGCTCAAAGGCATGGTTGCGCTAAAAGTGATCTCTGACTTTCTCTATCTGTTCTTAACTAGCACTATACTTGGAATCTCGGTGAGGAaactatttttcttttgcatCTCAGTTCTTCTACATACAGTAGCATATTACTTCAGTTTTTCAGAATCATGTCATGCCATTACCTTTCACACCGTcattttttactaaaatttaTCAGATTGGGTTATCCACTGCTTTTGTTCTCAAAGCTCTATATTTTG from Phragmites australis chromosome 8, lpPhrAust1.1, whole genome shotgun sequence includes:
- the LOC133926753 gene encoding sodium/hydrogen exchanger 4 isoform X2, with product MAAWWEALVAAAVGAPGGSSGTVVSICVFTAVLCLCLVAGHLLEEQKWVNESITALIIGCIVGAIIFLLSKGRNSHILRFDEQLFFIYVLPPIIFNAGFQVKKKQFFHNFMTIMSFGVFGVFISVGIVSAGCYWLFPKVGFGKLDAVDYLALGAIFSSTDTICTLKVINQDETPRLYSLVFGEGVVNDATAVVLFNAIKNLDISQLKGMVALKVISDFLYLFLTSTILGISIGLSTAFVLKALYFGRHSTDREVALIALMAYLSYMLAELLKLSGILTVFFCGIVMSHYAWHNVTESSRITTRHIFATSSFIAETFIFLYVGMDALDIDKWKTSEARLSFGGLGS